A single Colias croceus chromosome 10, ilColCroc2.1 DNA region contains:
- the LOC123695176 gene encoding putative metabolite transport protein YwtG, whose translation MSYLVLDGNRKTSWDFGEALDLTGNGRYNYLALFACSIICIAVSLDIFGFSVVVDAAACDLELTIQQVGLLVSSPLVGILFAYPWGYLADTRGRRLAILISTSVGFVFSFLSSFAINWQMMLAAKVIGSSFSLASLTLVMTYLGESVTTKHRNEYLFLMNSVNLAAEMFSFGLALLLLPISISIPLPWLSITFVSWRLYTLVMSLPLGIGALLMLCLEESPKFLFSNGQEDKALNVLKKIYRTNCGKREYPVKALKKGSDIKKSISFCGSLARQTVPVFTPPLLWRTLQLFYLVILVIAINNICLMWFPMMLDLVFNSVTVSGTFCESLVKNVTISRPLQNICQEPVAMKTLTAGLLTSLFFGLLNLSVTKLAVWRRSVLMSAYLMSAISCVMVSILRQPIASVVFFASIQTVGLGIGCMASYFNDMYPTSCRSLATSLGFMMARILALVGVIVIGDVVVDHCNLIFYTAAAAFVSGIAVAVFLPPDKRLNT comes from the exons ATGTCGTATTTAGTGTTGGACGGAAATCGGAAAACTTCGTGGGATTTCGGAGAGGCGCTTGATTTGACTG gtaatggCCGCTACAACTATCTAGCGCTCTTCGCGTGTTCCATAATATGCATAGCTGTGTCACTGGATATATTTGGCTTCTCCGTGGTGGTGGATGCTGCAGCCTGTGACCTGGAGCTGACGATACAGCAGGTCGGACTGCTGGTCAGTTCTCCATTGGTGg GTATTCTCTTCGCATATCCATGGGGCTATTTAGCAGACACCCGCGGAAGAAGACTAGCCATTCTCATATCTACCTCAGTGGGATTTGTTTTTAGTTTCTTGAGCAGTTTTGCAATAAACTGGCAAATGATGTTAGCTGCTAAAGTTATCGGTAGCAGTTT cTCTCTAGCATCGCTAACATTAGTAATGACTTACCTTGGTGAAAGTGTAACAACTAAACACAGAAATGAATATCTATTCCTCATGAATAGCGTTAATTTAGCAGCtgaaatgttttcttttg GTTTAGCCCTTCTCCTGCTGCCTATATCAATTTCAATACCTCTCCCCTGGTTATCCATAACATTTGTATCTTGGAGACTCTATACCCTCGTAATGTCCTTACCTCTGGGCATTGGTGCCTTGCTAATGTTGTGCCTTGAAGAAAGCCCCAAGTTTTTGTTTAGTAATGGGCAGGAAGACAAGGCTTTAAATGTGTTGAAGAAGATTTATAGGACGAATTGTGGGAAGAGAGAATATCCA GTGAAAGCTCTTAAAAAGGGTAGTGATATTAAGAAAAGTATCTCATTCTGTGGCTCGTTAGCTAGACAAACGGTGCCAGTGTTCACACCACCATTGTTGTGGAGGACTTTACAGTTATTCTATTTGGTTATTTTGGTTATTGCTAT TAACAACATATGCTTGATGTGGTTCCCAATGATGTTGGATCTAGTGTTCAACTCGGTCACAGTTTCTGGAACCTTCTGTGAAAGTCTGGTCAAAAACGTTACGATATCAAGGCCCTTACagaat ataTGCCAAGAGCCCGTAGCAATGAAGACCCTTACAGCGGGTCTCCTAACCAGTCTGTTCTTCGGTCTGCTAAACTTGTCTGTCACTAAACTAGCGGTCTGGCGCCGCTCGGTGTTGATGTCTGCGTATCTGATGTCTGCTATTAGTTGTGTCATG GTATCAATATTAAGGCAGCCCATAGCAAGCGTTGTATTCTTCGCGTCCATACAAACTGTTGGTCTTGGTATCGGTTGTATGGCGTCTTATTTTAATGACATGTATCCTACGTCTTGCAG AAGTCTAGCAACAAGCCTAGGTTTCATGATGGCGCGGATTCTGGCGCTCGTCGGAGTTATCGTCATAGGTGATGTTGTGGTCGATCACTgtaatcttatattttatacagccGCTGCCGCGTTTGTAT ctGGCATAGCTGTCGCAGTGTTTCTGCCACCAGATAAACGACTTAATACataa
- the LOC123695058 gene encoding synaptic vesicle glycoprotein 2B-like, translating to MGIENVVNFECVQKFRGDNDEGSGSWSYEEAFELAGHGRYNYLVLVTCCIITVAVALDMFGFGIVVAAASCDLKLTIGQTGLLVGSPFTGLLFAYFWGYYADTRGRRQALLVSTSVGFIFGALTSFAISWEMMLVTKIICSSFLMASQTIIITYLGESTRSKNRNQFIFIMVSMNLGAEVISFGLAYFILPLTFAYQLFSLPIIFNSWRFYTFLLATPLGLGALFLCFLYESPKFLAEKSGEEAINVLKKIFVFNGGDEVNFPVKSLHLYSNIQNKSFCSSFTTQASPLFTPPLLWRTMQLFFLLALVCSINNAFIMWFPTMVDIFFNSMFSGKEIELSFCDSIRNVTDSQKVENVEKLCTGVISGETLYSGVFASLFFAVLNLVVAKFAKWRRLVLITSFFISAISCLVVVLQNEPIASVVFFTLIQITAIGLGSVSSYFVDVYPTTCSGLATSLGFMFARFASLTSVTVIGATIVGNCETMFYIYAALGVSGIVVALLLPSDRSK from the exons GTGACAATGATGAAGGAAGTGGTTCTTGGAGTTACGAAGAGGCATTCGAGTTGGCTG GTCACGGCAGATACAATTACCTAGTACTTGTAACATGTTGTATCATAACAGTAGCCGTAGCGTTGGACATGTTTGGTTTTGGGATAGTAGTGGCTGCTGCCAGTTGTGATTTGAAACTTACCATTGGTCAAACGGGATTGCTTGTTGGATCGCCTTTTACTG GTCTCCTCTTTGCGTACTTCTGGGGTTATTACGCAGACACTCGCGGTAGGCGACAAGCTTTACTCGTGTCTACTTCAGTTGGCTTTATCTTTGGGGCTCTCACCAGCTTCGCTATATCATGGGAAATGATGCTCGTAACCAAGATCATTTGCTCCAGCTT tttgatGGCATCccaaacaattattataacatatctTGGAGAGAGCACTAGAAGCAAAAATCGGaatcaatttatattcataatgGTGTCCATGAATTTAGGAGCAGAAGTTATATCTTTTG GTCTGGCCTATTTCATTCTACCATTAACATTCGCCTATCAATTATTCTCCTTGCCTATAATTTTCAATTCCTGGAGGTTCTATACCTTTTTATTAGCAACTCCACTAGGATTGggagcattatttttatgtttcctTTATGAGAGTCCTAAATTTTTGGCTGAAAAAAGTGGGGAAGAAGCAATTAacgttttaaagaaaatatttgtttttaatggcGGCGATGAAGTAAATTTTCCG GTAAAATCCCTCCACCTGTACtcaaacatacaaaacaaATCGTTCTGCAGTTCGTTCACTACTCAAGCGTCCCCTCTATTCACTCCCCCCTTATTGTGGAGGACCATGCAATTGTTCTTCTTACTGGCTTTGGTTTGTTCtat aaataatgcatttataatgtggttTCCGACGATGGTGgacatatttttcaattcaatGTTTTCAGGAAAAGAGATTGAATTGTCTTTCTGTGATAGCATAAGAAATGTTACGGATTCTCAAAAGGTTGAGAATGTTGAGAAA TTATGCACTGGAGTAATATCTGGAGAAACTTTATACTCCGGTGTGTTTGCGAGTTTATTTTTCGCGGTATTGAATCTCGTGGTAGCCAAGTTTGCCAAGTGGCGTCGTCTGGTTTTGATcacttctttttttatatctgcTATTAGTTGTTTAGtg gTAGTTTTACAAAACGAACCGATAGCTAGCGTGGTATTTTTCacattaatacaaataacGGCTATTGGTCTGGGCAGTGTGTCCTCTTACTTCGTCGATGTCTATCCTACTACTTGCAG tgGTCTAGCAACTAGTCTAGGTTTCATGTTCGCTCGCTTCGCTTCGCTAACGAGCGTGACTGTGATCGGAGCGACCATTGTTGGGAACTGCGAAactatgttttatatatacgCAGCTTTGGGCGTTT cTGGCATTGTCGTGGCTTTATTACTGCCATCTGATCGTTCGAAGtag